A genomic segment from Chitinophaga flava encodes:
- a CDS encoding class I SAM-dependent methyltransferase, giving the protein MNCRICCTDSQEYLKHQILGKYEITYYKCPVCQFIQTESPFWLNEAYESAITSLDLGLLSRNNYTVPITNSILHRFFDIRKKFVDYGGGYGVFVRLMRDKGLDFYRQDMYCENVFAKHFDLQDAPQDQRFELLTAFEVFEHLVDPVAELEKMLKLSDNILFSTELQPRPDVNVENWWYFVPETGQHVSLYSQHSLEMLAQKFSLNYYTNNINIHLFTKKKINEKMFSLLTKYKVSKAYNLVFSRQPSLLPVDFSNVRARLNSK; this is encoded by the coding sequence ATGAATTGTCGTATTTGTTGCACCGATTCCCAGGAGTATCTAAAACACCAGATATTAGGGAAATATGAAATCACCTATTACAAATGTCCTGTGTGTCAATTCATACAGACAGAAAGTCCTTTTTGGCTAAATGAAGCTTATGAAAGTGCAATTACCTCACTGGATTTAGGGCTGTTGTCCCGGAACAATTATACCGTGCCGATCACTAATTCCATTTTGCATCGCTTTTTTGATATACGAAAAAAGTTTGTGGATTATGGTGGCGGTTATGGTGTCTTTGTGAGGTTAATGCGGGATAAAGGACTGGATTTTTATAGGCAGGATATGTATTGCGAAAATGTTTTCGCCAAGCACTTTGATCTTCAGGATGCTCCACAAGACCAGCGGTTTGAGTTACTCACCGCATTTGAAGTCTTCGAGCACCTTGTGGACCCTGTTGCAGAACTGGAGAAAATGCTTAAGCTCAGTGACAATATACTTTTTAGTACAGAACTGCAGCCACGGCCTGATGTCAATGTTGAAAACTGGTGGTACTTTGTGCCGGAAACAGGGCAACACGTTTCCTTATATTCCCAGCACTCACTTGAAATGCTCGCCCAAAAATTTTCACTTAACTATTATACCAATAACATAAATATTCATCTTTTCACTAAAAAGAAGATTAATGAAAAGATGTTTTCCTTGCTGACAAAATATAAAGTAAGTAAAGCTTATAATTTGGTATTCTCCAGGCAGCCATCTCTACTTCCTGTTGATTTCTCTAATGTTAGAGCCCGGTTAAACAGTAAATAG
- a CDS encoding helix-turn-helix domain-containing protein gives MSLRATYMTEDIIIQISNKIKEKRKAKGITIQELADKADVSKGLISQIENNRTVPSLLVLINIIRALNLDMNEFFNEIDQHSQQAKVIIKQKSSYQEFEKEPAKGFQYKRVLTKNVKNFPVDIVILELKKGARRSQIVKTDAYEYKYIIKGSVEYLIDNEKYILEEGDSLFFDGRLGHKPANIGEDTAQILVVYFFLDSDK, from the coding sequence TTGTCTCTAAGAGCGACCTATATGACGGAGGATATCATTATTCAGATCAGTAACAAGATCAAGGAAAAACGGAAAGCCAAAGGCATTACCATTCAGGAACTGGCAGACAAAGCAGATGTCAGCAAAGGACTCATCTCCCAGATAGAGAACAATCGTACCGTGCCATCCCTGCTGGTGCTCATCAACATTATCCGGGCACTCAACCTTGATATGAACGAGTTTTTTAATGAAATAGACCAGCATTCCCAGCAGGCTAAGGTCATCATCAAACAGAAATCATCCTACCAGGAATTCGAAAAAGAGCCTGCCAAAGGATTTCAGTACAAAAGAGTTCTCACCAAAAATGTGAAGAACTTCCCCGTGGATATCGTTATCCTCGAACTGAAAAAAGGCGCCCGCCGCTCCCAGATCGTTAAAACCGACGCCTACGAGTATAAATATATTATCAAAGGCTCCGTCGAATACCTCATCGATAACGAAAAATATATTCTGGAAGAAGGGGATTCCCTCTTTTTCGATGGCCGCCTTGGACACAAACCCGCCAATATAGGCGAGGATACCGCTCAAATCCTCGTCGTGTATTTCTTCCTCGACAGTGATAAATAG
- a CDS encoding nucleotide-diphospho-sugar transferase, with product MTAYKTPILFLIFNRPDVTARVFDVVSKLKPTKLYIAADGPRADKEGEAQLCQQTRDVVSQIDWPCEVAYLYREKNLGCKVAVSTAISWFFEHEEEGIILEDDCLPNATFFRFCETMLAKYRNDTRIMHIGGTNFQNGITRGNASYYFSRLCHVWGWATWKRAWLNYDIQLKDWAEIMSNDLLVSIIPDSKLRRVYKTIFETTAQNKINTWDYQWVYSVWKNNGLSIIPNQNLVSNIGFGQGGTHTMDTDSVFANNATTELTEIKHPEIYLPCLEADEKTLLDSFKYYLSLKGRLMENLGKLKKSLLT from the coding sequence ATGACAGCGTACAAAACACCTATATTGTTTTTGATTTTTAACAGACCAGATGTTACTGCAAGGGTTTTTGACGTTGTAAGTAAATTAAAACCAACAAAATTATACATTGCTGCAGATGGTCCCAGAGCTGACAAGGAAGGCGAAGCGCAACTATGTCAGCAAACAAGGGATGTTGTTAGCCAAATAGACTGGCCTTGTGAAGTTGCTTATTTGTACAGAGAAAAAAACCTGGGTTGTAAAGTTGCGGTAAGTACAGCAATATCCTGGTTTTTTGAGCATGAGGAAGAAGGGATCATTCTTGAAGATGATTGTTTGCCCAATGCAACTTTTTTCCGTTTTTGTGAAACGATGCTCGCCAAATATAGGAACGATACAAGGATTATGCACATCGGAGGAACCAATTTCCAAAACGGCATAACTCGTGGCAATGCTTCTTATTATTTCTCCAGACTTTGTCATGTATGGGGATGGGCTACATGGAAAAGAGCATGGTTAAACTATGATATCCAACTGAAAGATTGGGCGGAAATTATGTCCAATGATCTTTTAGTATCTATTATACCTGATTCCAAACTGCGACGTGTATACAAAACTATTTTTGAAACTACTGCTCAGAATAAAATAAATACCTGGGATTATCAATGGGTGTATTCAGTATGGAAGAATAATGGCCTTAGTATTATCCCCAACCAAAACCTGGTAAGCAATATTGGCTTTGGGCAGGGAGGAACTCATACCATGGACACGGATAGTGTTTTTGCCAATAATGCGACTACTGAATTGACTGAGATAAAACATCCTGAGATATACTTACCATGTCTGGAGGCAGATGAGAAGACATTGCTGGACAGTTTTAAATATTATCTCAGTTTGAAAGGGAGGTTGATGGAAAATCTCGGTAAGCTAAAAAAATCGCTGTTAACGTAA
- a CDS encoding carboxypeptidase-like regulatory domain-containing protein, translating into MRPLSLKISVPQPCAQSWDSMSPEGAGRFCGNCNKVVVDFTGLSDSQIVEILSDTSSRYCGRFNTTQLDRMLVAEKPAASLLPAVIITALLMTAGGVTTATPTNAIAIDTVQHVTGTVKDNSGNPLPGATVTLKGTAFKALTDSVGNYKLSVPPSLAGKDLILVFAFVGFDIQEMLVNAQYREGHMLKTELTSARTGLTEVVVCEPTRWQKLRHKSKKLWRWK; encoded by the coding sequence ATGCGTCCGTTATCATTGAAGATATCCGTTCCTCAACCATGTGCACAATCCTGGGATAGTATGTCTCCGGAAGGAGCCGGCCGTTTTTGTGGCAACTGTAATAAGGTGGTGGTGGATTTCACCGGACTTTCCGATAGCCAGATAGTAGAGATCTTATCGGATACTTCCAGCAGATATTGTGGCCGTTTTAACACCACACAGCTGGATCGTATGCTGGTAGCCGAAAAGCCAGCTGCTTCGTTATTGCCGGCAGTGATTATCACCGCCCTTTTGATGACAGCAGGAGGCGTAACAACCGCTACCCCAACCAACGCTATTGCTATTGATACAGTCCAGCACGTTACCGGTACGGTAAAAGATAACTCCGGCAATCCTCTGCCGGGAGCAACGGTTACTTTGAAAGGCACAGCATTCAAAGCCTTAACAGATAGTGTTGGAAATTATAAGCTTTCTGTACCGCCATCTCTGGCAGGAAAGGACCTGATCCTTGTTTTTGCTTTTGTTGGATTTGACATACAGGAGATGCTGGTAAACGCACAATATCGGGAAGGGCATATGTTGAAAACTGAGCTGACATCCGCTAGAACAGGATTGACAGAAGTGGTAGTGTGTGAGCCTACCCGCTGGCAAAAATTAAGACATAAAAGTAAAAAGCTTTGGCGTTGGAAATAA
- a CDS encoding SGNH/GDSL hydrolase family protein: protein MKITKIQVIGGCHIAGYGLQNQKDNFVDVLMSSVNSEQITFVKKTQAYVSLKKFFQEANNIHEFSPDILLIQLGNHEFTINLRAKLFSYLKIKQEKKVGGETSPAIPYPPGATVVSKPKYFKILVYSSLKLAFDSFLSFTKKNMQQREVELKQFIDILDQLNYNIILLPPLPSLDRFTQKSRKSAVDFIKNYDFKNKKVRYIDSHALIPLKRTYFQDGVHLNKEGHMQVANKLQSIFNELSTLNQSETFLIKDHINLSKMAN, encoded by the coding sequence ATGAAGATCACTAAAATCCAGGTAATTGGAGGTTGTCACATTGCCGGCTATGGCCTGCAGAATCAGAAGGATAATTTTGTAGACGTTCTGATGTCCTCTGTTAATTCTGAGCAAATCACGTTTGTAAAAAAAACACAGGCTTATGTTTCATTAAAAAAGTTTTTTCAGGAAGCCAACAATATTCATGAATTTTCTCCTGATATCCTATTGATACAGTTGGGGAATCACGAATTCACAATCAATCTCAGAGCAAAACTATTCTCTTATCTGAAAATCAAACAGGAGAAGAAGGTAGGCGGCGAAACCAGTCCAGCTATCCCCTACCCTCCCGGAGCAACAGTGGTCTCCAAACCAAAGTATTTTAAAATATTGGTTTATTCCTCACTAAAATTAGCATTTGATTCTTTTTTGTCCTTCACAAAAAAGAATATGCAACAAAGGGAAGTAGAGCTGAAACAATTCATAGATATATTAGATCAGTTGAATTATAACATCATTCTTTTACCACCACTCCCTTCATTAGATAGGTTCACTCAAAAATCAAGAAAATCTGCAGTTGATTTTATTAAGAACTATGACTTCAAGAATAAGAAGGTCAGGTATATAGATTCGCATGCACTAATCCCTCTTAAAAGGACGTATTTTCAGGATGGGGTCCACCTCAACAAGGAAGGTCATATGCAGGTAGCTAATAAGCTGCAATCAATATTTAATGAACTATCTACACTAAATCAATCAGAGACCTTTTTAATCAAAGATCATATTAACTTAAGTAAAATGGCTAATTAA
- a CDS encoding MarC family protein, whose product MFSIDQILAIAFTLFAVIDIVGSIPVLVSLKEKLGHIDAGKATLASGFLMVLFLLVGEKFLRLFSVDVHSFAVAGSIVIFVIGLEMILGLELFKSGQDVKSGSIVPIAFPMIAGSGTLTTIMSLKANFGEYNILAGILLNLIIVFIVLRSLNYIERLLGKAGLMVLRKFFGVILLAIAVKIFKSNINL is encoded by the coding sequence ATGTTCAGTATCGACCAAATCCTAGCTATCGCTTTTACTCTTTTTGCGGTTATTGATATTGTGGGGTCTATCCCCGTGCTGGTGTCCCTGAAGGAAAAGCTGGGGCATATTGATGCCGGTAAGGCCACACTGGCATCCGGATTCCTGATGGTATTATTTCTGCTGGTAGGAGAGAAATTCCTGCGGCTATTCAGCGTAGACGTGCACTCATTTGCGGTAGCCGGTTCCATCGTCATTTTTGTAATCGGCCTGGAGATGATCCTGGGACTTGAACTTTTCAAGAGCGGCCAGGACGTTAAATCGGGCAGTATCGTACCGATTGCTTTCCCTATGATAGCCGGTTCCGGGACCCTCACCACCATTATGTCGCTCAAAGCCAATTTCGGGGAGTACAATATCCTGGCTGGTATCCTGCTCAATCTGATCATCGTATTTATTGTGCTGCGCAGCCTCAACTACATAGAACGCTTACTGGGCAAGGCCGGACTGATGGTATTGCGTAAGTTTTTCGGGGTTATCCTGCTGGCAATTGCCGTCAAGATTTTTAAAAGTAATATCAATCTTTAA
- a CDS encoding aldo/keto reductase produces MEYRQLGQSDLNVSVVTFGAWAAGGWMWGGTERKDAVRAIRASYEEGVTSIDTAPIYGQGTSEEIVGEAIKGIPRDKVQILTKFGMRWDLAQGDFAFKSQNNHGKDIDIYKYAGKASIIKECEDSLRRLGTDYIDLYQIHWPDSTTPIAESMDTVETLIKQGKVRYAGVCNYNADQLQEARQHVHLVSDQVPYSMVKRDIEAVDLPYCIDNGLSVLAYSPLERGLLTGKMKPGHQFAPGDHRAGLYFYKDENLKRTNAFLEKLHPLAVAKNASLSQLVIRWTIEQPGITIALVGARNAEQALQNAKAAAIQLTKEEIVFITTELNKLVLEK; encoded by the coding sequence ATGGAATACAGACAATTAGGACAGTCAGATCTGAATGTATCTGTCGTAACATTTGGCGCTTGGGCTGCTGGCGGTTGGATGTGGGGCGGCACAGAGCGAAAGGATGCAGTTAGAGCCATCAGGGCTTCATATGAAGAAGGAGTGACTTCTATCGATACCGCACCTATTTATGGACAAGGCACCAGTGAAGAGATTGTGGGAGAAGCCATCAAAGGAATTCCGCGCGATAAAGTACAGATCCTGACAAAGTTCGGCATGCGTTGGGACCTAGCTCAAGGTGACTTCGCTTTCAAAAGTCAGAACAACCACGGCAAAGACATCGATATTTACAAGTATGCCGGCAAAGCCAGTATCATCAAGGAATGTGAGGACAGCCTTCGTCGGTTGGGTACAGATTATATTGACCTCTACCAGATACATTGGCCAGATTCCACAACACCTATTGCGGAATCCATGGATACAGTTGAAACGTTGATCAAACAAGGAAAGGTTCGTTATGCCGGCGTTTGCAACTATAATGCTGATCAGCTGCAGGAAGCCCGTCAGCATGTACATCTGGTATCTGATCAGGTCCCCTACAGTATGGTGAAACGGGATATTGAAGCTGTTGATCTGCCGTATTGCATAGATAATGGTTTGTCGGTGTTGGCATATAGTCCGTTGGAAAGAGGACTGTTGACTGGTAAAATGAAGCCAGGCCATCAGTTTGCGCCTGGAGATCACCGGGCAGGTCTCTATTTCTATAAGGATGAAAATCTGAAAAGAACTAACGCTTTTCTGGAAAAACTCCATCCACTGGCAGTTGCTAAAAATGCTTCCTTATCTCAACTTGTTATTCGCTGGACGATTGAACAACCTGGTATCACCATTGCTCTGGTAGGTGCCCGGAACGCCGAACAAGCCCTGCAGAATGCCAAGGCAGCGGCTATACAGCTGACAAAAGAGGAGATTGTTTTTATTACTACAGAACTGAATAAGCTGGTGCTGGAAAAATAG
- a CDS encoding carboxypeptidase-like regulatory domain-containing protein has product MRKISLSVSVPHPCQQPWEKMAPNSAGRYCSNCNKTVVDFSQLSDNQIISILADTSKSHCGRFKASQLERVLIQNKKSPAFIPAAMLGTALAASFAAEGASAMPREPHPMETQVADHAPAIATNEIADTAVVITGKITDMQGVPIPFVSVRIKKSRVGVIADPEGNYRLTVPDKLGKKPLKLIFSFIGYKTKEVLPEGKNRLDIQLQDDPKLLDEDAVIAGGVVAVRLGSWQKAKYAWSRLWSHG; this is encoded by the coding sequence ATGCGTAAAATATCCCTGTCTGTATCTGTCCCGCATCCCTGCCAGCAACCCTGGGAAAAGATGGCACCCAATAGCGCAGGCCGCTATTGCAGCAACTGCAACAAAACAGTCGTCGATTTTTCTCAACTCTCCGATAACCAGATCATTAGTATACTGGCTGATACTTCCAAGAGCCACTGTGGCCGTTTTAAGGCTTCTCAACTGGAGCGCGTCCTGATACAGAATAAAAAGTCTCCAGCCTTTATACCTGCCGCCATGCTGGGAACTGCCCTGGCAGCAAGCTTCGCCGCGGAAGGAGCATCCGCCATGCCCCGGGAACCTCATCCAATGGAGACACAGGTGGCAGACCATGCTCCGGCGATAGCTACAAATGAAATCGCAGATACGGCTGTTGTCATTACCGGTAAAATAACGGATATGCAGGGTGTCCCAATTCCATTTGTATCGGTAAGGATTAAAAAGAGCCGTGTAGGCGTTATCGCTGATCCTGAAGGTAATTACCGTCTCACTGTGCCGGATAAGCTGGGCAAGAAGCCGCTGAAACTGATTTTCTCCTTTATAGGTTACAAAACGAAGGAAGTATTGCCAGAGGGAAAAAACCGTTTGGATATACAACTGCAGGACGATCCGAAATTACTGGATGAAGATGCGGTGATAGCAGGTGGGGTTGTAGCCGTCAGGCTAGGGTCCTGGCAAAAAGCAAAATATGCCTGGAGCCGGTTATGGAGTCACGGTTAA